In a genomic window of Oncorhynchus kisutch isolate 150728-3 unplaced genomic scaffold, Okis_V2 scaffold4072, whole genome shotgun sequence:
- the LOC109879907 gene encoding zinc finger protein 2 homolog isoform X2: MDRDRASPSSATLPESPGHNSPGSALLLGLKRVSVWLVDCRKTPGQSGAVREGHEEGDGDLISSRDTPNCCSLSGRGLSSGEPQQHPVADETEKSLSRSEHLNKHQQGLLLCCSDCGKSLTSQSGFIIQCGKSFAASNTFKSNVRIHTGKKPYPCLDCGKSFVSAGVLTIHQRTHTGVKPYSCDQCGKSFNQSVHLTTHQRTHSGEKPYSCDQCGKSFVQSVHLTTHQRTHSGEKPYSCDQCGKSFVQSVHLTTHQRTHTGEKPYSCVQCGKSFAVSEKLTIHQRTHTGEKPYSCDQCGRGFSQSVTRNKHQRIHTGEKPYSCVQCGKSFAVSEKLTIHQRTHTGEKPYSCDQCGKSFAVVSSLIRHQVTHTGVRTYVCLCGKSFGLASSLTIHQRTHTGEKPYSCDHCGKGFSQSVNRNIHQRTHTGEKPYSCDHCGKSFALASTLTAHQRTHTGEKPYSCDQCGKSFNQACNLTKHQRTHTGEKPYM; the protein is encoded by the exons ATGGATCGG GACAGAGCTAGTCCATCCTCCGCCACCCTGCCGGAGTCCCCTGGTCACAACTCTCCTGGTAGCGCCTTACTGCTGGGTCTGAAGAGGGTGTCTGTGTGGCTGGTCGACTGCAGGAAAACACCAGGGCAGAGTGGAGCTGTGAGAGAAGGACacgaggagggagatggagatctGATTTCATCAA GGGACACCCCTAATTGTTGTTCTCTCAGTGGGAGGGGCTTAtcatctggggagcctcaacaacatcctgttGCTGACgagacagagaagagtctctccagatcagaacatctcaataaacaccaGCAGGGACTGCTGctctgctgctctgactgtgggaagagtctCACAAGCCAGAGTGGCTTCATTattcagtgtgggaagagttttgctgcATCTAACACCTTCAAATCTAATGTAAGAATTCATACAGGGAAGAAGCCTTATCCCTGCCTTGATTGTGGGAAAAGCTTTGTTAGTGCAGGAGTCCTAACCATACACCAGCGGACACACACTGGAgtgaagccttatagctgtgatcagtgtgggaagagcttcaatcagtCAGTCCACCTGACTACACACCAGCGAACACactctggagagaagccttatagctgtgatcagtgtgggaagagctttgttCAGTCAGTCCACCTGACTACACACCAGCGAACACAcagtggagagaagccttatagctgtgatcagtgtgggaagagcttcgtTCAGTCAGTCCACCTGACTAcacaccagcgaacacacactggagagaagccttatagctgtgttcagtgtggaaagagcttcGCTGTATCAGAAAAACTAACCATacaccagcgaacacacactggagagaagccttacagctgtgatcagtgtggaagGGGCTTTTCTCAATCAGTAACCCGGAATAAACACCagcgaatacacacaggagagaagccttatagctgtgttcagtgtggaaagagctttgcTGTATCAGAAAAACTAACTATacaccagcgaacacacactggagagaagccttatagctgtgatcagtgtgggaagagctttgctgTAGTTTCCTCCCTGATTagacaccaggtaacacacactggagTGAGAACTTATGTCTGTCTATGTGGGAAGAGCTTTGGTCTAGCTTCCTCCCTTACTATacaccagcgaacacacactggagagaagccttatagctgtgatcattGTGGAAAGGGCTTTTCTCAATCAGTAAACCGGAATATCcaccagcgaacacacacaggagagaagccttacagcTGTGATCATTGTGGAAAGAGCTTTGCTCTAGCTTCCACCCTGACTGcacaccagcgaacacacactggagagaagccttatagctgtgatcagtgtggaaagagcttcAATCAGGCATGCAACCTGACTAAacaccagcgaacacacactggagagaagccttatatgtga
- the LOC109879907 gene encoding zinc finger protein 2 homolog isoform X1, with protein MYNTSCGHQDRASPSSATLPESPGHNSPGSALLLGLKRVSVWLVDCRKTPGQSGAVREGHEEGDGDLISSRDTPNCCSLSGRGLSSGEPQQHPVADETEKSLSRSEHLNKHQQGLLLCCSDCGKSLTSQSGFIIQCGKSFAASNTFKSNVRIHTGKKPYPCLDCGKSFVSAGVLTIHQRTHTGVKPYSCDQCGKSFNQSVHLTTHQRTHSGEKPYSCDQCGKSFVQSVHLTTHQRTHSGEKPYSCDQCGKSFVQSVHLTTHQRTHTGEKPYSCVQCGKSFAVSEKLTIHQRTHTGEKPYSCDQCGRGFSQSVTRNKHQRIHTGEKPYSCVQCGKSFAVSEKLTIHQRTHTGEKPYSCDQCGKSFAVVSSLIRHQVTHTGVRTYVCLCGKSFGLASSLTIHQRTHTGEKPYSCDHCGKGFSQSVNRNIHQRTHTGEKPYSCDHCGKSFALASTLTAHQRTHTGEKPYSCDQCGKSFNQACNLTKHQRTHTGEKPYM; from the exons ATGTACAATACTTCCTGTGGTCACCAGGACAGAGCTAGTCCATCCTCCGCCACCCTGCCGGAGTCCCCTGGTCACAACTCTCCTGGTAGCGCCTTACTGCTGGGTCTGAAGAGGGTGTCTGTGTGGCTGGTCGACTGCAGGAAAACACCAGGGCAGAGTGGAGCTGTGAGAGAAGGACacgaggagggagatggagatctGATTTCATCAA GGGACACCCCTAATTGTTGTTCTCTCAGTGGGAGGGGCTTAtcatctggggagcctcaacaacatcctgttGCTGACgagacagagaagagtctctccagatcagaacatctcaataaacaccaGCAGGGACTGCTGctctgctgctctgactgtgggaagagtctCACAAGCCAGAGTGGCTTCATTattcagtgtgggaagagttttgctgcATCTAACACCTTCAAATCTAATGTAAGAATTCATACAGGGAAGAAGCCTTATCCCTGCCTTGATTGTGGGAAAAGCTTTGTTAGTGCAGGAGTCCTAACCATACACCAGCGGACACACACTGGAgtgaagccttatagctgtgatcagtgtgggaagagcttcaatcagtCAGTCCACCTGACTACACACCAGCGAACACactctggagagaagccttatagctgtgatcagtgtgggaagagctttgttCAGTCAGTCCACCTGACTACACACCAGCGAACACAcagtggagagaagccttatagctgtgatcagtgtgggaagagcttcgtTCAGTCAGTCCACCTGACTAcacaccagcgaacacacactggagagaagccttatagctgtgttcagtgtggaaagagcttcGCTGTATCAGAAAAACTAACCATacaccagcgaacacacactggagagaagccttacagctgtgatcagtgtggaagGGGCTTTTCTCAATCAGTAACCCGGAATAAACACCagcgaatacacacaggagagaagccttatagctgtgttcagtgtggaaagagctttgcTGTATCAGAAAAACTAACTATacaccagcgaacacacactggagagaagccttatagctgtgatcagtgtgggaagagctttgctgTAGTTTCCTCCCTGATTagacaccaggtaacacacactggagTGAGAACTTATGTCTGTCTATGTGGGAAGAGCTTTGGTCTAGCTTCCTCCCTTACTATacaccagcgaacacacactggagagaagccttatagctgtgatcattGTGGAAAGGGCTTTTCTCAATCAGTAAACCGGAATATCcaccagcgaacacacacaggagagaagccttacagcTGTGATCATTGTGGAAAGAGCTTTGCTCTAGCTTCCACCCTGACTGcacaccagcgaacacacactggagagaagccttatagctgtgatcagtgtggaaagagcttcAATCAGGCATGCAACCTGACTAAacaccagcgaacacacactggagagaagccttatatgtga